A section of the Candidatus Zixiibacteriota bacterium genome encodes:
- the fabG gene encoding 3-oxoacyl-ACP reductase FabG, with product MFDLTGKAAIVTGSSMGIGSAAALYLAQCGADVAVNYRKHDAEANALADEIKNLGRKSLAIKCDVTNHDDVAKMVETVVAEFGKLDILVNNAGVNWDGVIWKMTEEMWDTVLDTDLKGYFSFIRAVAPHFRSQKSGKIVNVTSINGLRGKFGQANYSAAKAGIIGLTKAVAKELGRASINVNAVAPGMILTDMMAQLTDEVKQTAIDETVLARLGTPEECASVIAFLCSEESRHITGEVIKIDGGQYI from the coding sequence ATGTTTGATCTTACTGGAAAAGCCGCCATCGTCACCGGCTCGTCGATGGGTATCGGTTCAGCGGCCGCCCTCTACCTTGCCCAGTGCGGCGCCGATGTAGCCGTGAACTACCGCAAACACGACGCCGAGGCCAATGCACTGGCCGATGAAATCAAAAATCTCGGTCGCAAGTCGCTGGCCATCAAGTGTGATGTGACCAACCACGACGACGTGGCCAAAATGGTAGAAACAGTGGTCGCTGAATTCGGCAAGCTCGACATTCTGGTTAACAATGCAGGGGTCAACTGGGACGGCGTCATCTGGAAAATGACCGAGGAAATGTGGGACACAGTACTCGACACCGATCTAAAAGGCTACTTCAGTTTTATTCGGGCGGTGGCGCCGCATTTCCGCAGCCAGAAGTCGGGTAAGATCGTAAACGTTACTTCGATCAATGGTCTGCGCGGCAAGTTCGGACAGGCCAACTACTCGGCGGCCAAGGCGGGCATTATCGGCCTGACCAAGGCGGTAGCCAAAGAATTGGGCAGAGCCTCGATCAATGTCAACGCCGTCGCCCCCGGCATGATCCTGACCGATATGATGGCCCAGCTAACAGACGAAGTGAAGCAGACGGCTATCGATGAAACGGTACTGGCCCGCCTCGGCACACCCGAAGAGTGCGCCTCGGTGATTGCGTTCTTGTGCTCCGAGGAGTCGCGCCACATCACCGGCGAAGTTATCAAGATCGACGGCGGCCAGTATATTTGA
- the yajC gene encoding preprotein translocase subunit YajC — MFSNWPILMTGAEGAGGGGAFTIVWFGLIFVLMYLLLIRPQRKKQKEHNKLLEELKKGDKVVTSGGMFGVIFAIDEKHGRIVLKIGNDVKLEFLRSSIAAKVDE, encoded by the coding sequence TTGTTTAGCAACTGGCCTATCTTGATGACCGGAGCCGAAGGTGCCGGTGGTGGTGGAGCGTTCACCATCGTTTGGTTTGGACTTATTTTCGTCCTGATGTACCTGCTTCTGATCCGGCCTCAAAGAAAGAAACAAAAAGAACACAATAAGCTCTTAGAAGAGCTTAAAAAAGGTGATAAAGTCGTAACCTCCGGCGGAATGTTCGGCGTCATATTTGCCATCGATGAAAAGCACGGTCGTATCGTGCTGAAAATAGGCAATGATGTCAAATTGGAGTTTCTCAGAAGCTCAATAGCCGCCAAGGTCGACGAATAA
- a CDS encoding enoyl-CoA hydratase/isomerase family protein, with protein MPAFANITFETTNRVAYITLRREELNVLNIAMMEEINSALESLTGGNDLKALVFKADGKAFSAGVDVSEHTAELVDKMINTFHMMFRLLDGMQCPTIAFVQGAALGGGCELACFCDMVIAAAGVKFGQPEIKVGVFPPVAAASFPRSAHLKQVYELLLTGDVIKAEQAQEIGLVNRVLPRENFASDCEAWLARLTVNSAAILRLTKKAVRSGLGKSFKDALSSAEQIYLREMMSTKDAHEGLTAFMEKRSPKWDDG; from the coding sequence ATGCCCGCGTTCGCAAACATAACTTTCGAGACGACCAATAGAGTCGCTTACATCACACTGCGGCGTGAAGAGTTGAACGTCCTCAACATCGCCATGATGGAGGAGATCAACTCGGCTCTTGAGTCACTCACCGGCGGCAACGATCTCAAAGCGCTGGTGTTCAAAGCGGACGGCAAGGCGTTCTCCGCCGGTGTCGACGTATCCGAACACACCGCGGAGTTGGTCGACAAAATGATCAACACTTTCCACATGATGTTCAGGCTCTTGGACGGCATGCAGTGTCCGACTATCGCCTTCGTGCAGGGCGCGGCGCTGGGCGGCGGCTGTGAGTTGGCCTGTTTCTGCGACATGGTGATTGCGGCGGCGGGCGTCAAGTTCGGCCAGCCGGAAATCAAAGTCGGTGTCTTCCCACCGGTGGCGGCGGCCTCGTTCCCACGGAGCGCGCATCTCAAACAGGTGTACGAACTCTTGTTAACCGGTGATGTTATCAAAGCCGAACAGGCGCAGGAGATCGGCTTGGTTAATCGCGTTCTGCCGCGTGAAAACTTCGCATCCGACTGCGAAGCCTGGCTGGCACGATTGACTGTCAACTCGGCGGCTATCCTACGATTGACTAAGAAGGCCGTGCGTAGTGGTCTCGGCAAATCATTCAAGGATGCCTTGTCCTCGGCTGAACAGATTTACCTGCGGGAGATGATGTCCACCAAGGACGCGCACGAGGGCCTGACTGCTTTCATGGAGAAGCGCTCACCCAAGTGGGATGATGGGTAA
- a CDS encoding Rne/Rng family ribonuclease — MKKELLVNSTEYETRVAIMEDDRLVELQVERAEVDRMAGDIYKGVIKTVLPGMQAAFVDIGFEKAAYLHSSDVGKVYGDAGEADSDDEEAPAEIVRKTRRAGIETVLKRGQEVLVQVIKEPISTKGPRVATEVSIPGRFLVLVPDDDHIRVSKRISNWAEKKRLRKAVAPYRPEGFGLILRTEAEGKHEKEFEADIKRVMKLWGRLKKKADSSKAPALIHKEADVTVSRIRDIFTADVRKLLVDNRDDYKKIISYARQVAPHLKNRVELYKGELPLFDLYNLEPEIEKMLERKVWIKKGAYLIIDQTEAMVTIDVNTGRFVGRKDQEQTIFETNIQSAREAARQIRLRDIGGLIICDFIDMYNRDNRRRLYEEFKRCFELDRAKRAISPVTDFGIIEMTRERIRQSHMAALSDQCPICNGLGRVVSKDTMSTKVERWFMRAKADREFTEYHLVINPELAEAMVDNGTDRISRLMKRHRFKINVVRDTTLPIQEYKVYDAATNQDVTERYVVR, encoded by the coding sequence ATGAAAAAGGAACTATTAGTAAACTCAACTGAGTACGAGACCAGAGTCGCTATTATGGAAGACGACCGGCTGGTGGAACTGCAGGTCGAACGGGCCGAGGTTGACCGCATGGCCGGTGACATCTACAAAGGAGTCATCAAAACGGTACTGCCGGGAATGCAGGCCGCCTTTGTCGATATCGGATTTGAGAAAGCGGCCTATTTGCATTCGTCCGATGTCGGAAAGGTGTACGGCGACGCCGGCGAAGCCGACTCCGATGATGAAGAAGCACCGGCCGAGATCGTGCGCAAAACCAGGCGTGCAGGAATCGAGACTGTTCTCAAACGAGGACAAGAAGTGCTGGTGCAGGTGATCAAAGAACCTATCTCCACAAAAGGTCCACGGGTCGCCACCGAAGTATCCATACCCGGACGGTTCCTGGTGCTGGTACCGGATGATGACCACATTCGGGTCTCCAAGCGAATCTCCAACTGGGCCGAGAAAAAGCGACTGCGCAAAGCGGTGGCGCCGTATCGACCGGAAGGATTCGGTCTGATTCTTAGAACCGAAGCCGAAGGCAAACATGAGAAAGAGTTTGAGGCCGACATCAAACGGGTCATGAAGCTATGGGGGCGGCTCAAGAAAAAGGCCGACTCATCCAAAGCGCCTGCTTTGATCCACAAGGAAGCCGATGTGACCGTCTCGCGTATCCGTGATATTTTCACCGCCGACGTGAGAAAACTTCTGGTCGACAACCGCGACGACTACAAGAAGATTATCAGCTATGCCCGCCAGGTGGCGCCGCATCTGAAAAACCGGGTGGAATTGTACAAAGGTGAATTGCCGCTTTTTGATCTTTATAATCTCGAACCGGAAATCGAGAAGATGCTCGAACGCAAGGTTTGGATCAAGAAAGGCGCTTATCTGATAATCGACCAAACCGAAGCTATGGTGACAATCGATGTTAACACCGGTCGGTTTGTCGGACGCAAAGATCAGGAACAGACGATTTTCGAAACCAACATACAGTCGGCCCGAGAGGCGGCCAGGCAGATCCGTCTGCGCGATATCGGCGGCCTGATCATCTGCGATTTCATCGACATGTACAACCGCGATAACCGTCGTCGGCTGTACGAAGAGTTCAAACGCTGTTTCGAACTTGACCGCGCCAAGCGTGCTATCAGCCCGGTTACCGATTTTGGCATAATCGAAATGACCCGCGAACGGATACGGCAGTCGCACATGGCCGCTCTTTCCGATCAATGCCCCATCTGCAACGGGTTGGGTCGAGTGGTTTCCAAGGATACTATGTCCACCAAAGTCGAACGATGGTTCATGCGGGCCAAAGCCGACCGCGAATTCACCGAATACCATCTGGTAATCAATCCGGAGTTGGCCGAAGCTATGGTGGACAACGGCACCGACCGCATCTCACGCCTGATGAAGAGACATCGTTTCAAAATCAATGTGGTGCGCGACACCACCCTGCCGATCCAGGAGTACAAAGTTTACGATGCCGCGACCAATCAGGACGTGACCGAGCGGTACGTAGTCCGGTGA
- a CDS encoding isoprenylcysteine carboxylmethyltransferase family protein → MSRVLAFLYSMICYMLFLGTFLYAVGFVGNLFVPKSIDSGPSTGLGLALLINALLLAAFAIQHTIMARPGFKKLWTKIVPKSVERSTFVLFTNCILILMYWQWRPMSADIWVVESLVGKVALTALFGVGWLIVLLSTFMINHFDLFGLRQTWLPLIGKPLTPPHFQTTGFYKIVRHPIMFGFVVAFWATPHMTLGHLFFSIMTTGYILVGIWFEERDLIADLGENYLKYRREVSKLIPWFPKKSAEAKVTVGDSVREQPDAT, encoded by the coding sequence ATGTCAAGAGTGCTCGCATTTCTCTACAGCATGATTTGTTATATGCTGTTCCTGGGGACATTCCTGTATGCCGTCGGGTTTGTCGGCAACCTGTTTGTGCCCAAATCGATCGATAGCGGACCGTCGACCGGACTGGGCTTGGCCCTGTTGATCAACGCTCTTTTGTTGGCAGCGTTTGCTATCCAACACACTATAATGGCGCGGCCCGGGTTCAAGAAACTGTGGACCAAGATCGTCCCCAAGTCAGTCGAGCGAAGCACCTTCGTTCTGTTCACCAACTGCATCCTGATACTGATGTATTGGCAGTGGCGTCCGATGTCTGCCGATATCTGGGTGGTTGAAAGCTTGGTGGGCAAAGTGGCCTTGACGGCTTTGTTTGGAGTGGGTTGGCTCATTGTTCTTTTGTCGACTTTCATGATCAACCATTTCGATCTTTTCGGACTACGTCAGACCTGGCTGCCTCTGATTGGTAAGCCCCTTACGCCGCCGCATTTTCAAACCACCGGTTTCTACAAAATCGTCCGTCATCCTATCATGTTTGGCTTTGTGGTTGCTTTTTGGGCCACGCCTCACATGACGCTGGGACATCTGTTTTTCTCTATCATGACCACCGGTTACATTCTGGTAGGTATATGGTTTGAGGAAAGGGATCTGATTGCCGATCTCGGCGAGAACTATCTGAAGTATCGCAGAGAGGTTTCAAAGCTGATCCCCTGGTTTCCGAAGAAGTCGGCTGAGGCGAAAGTCACGGTGGGGGATTCGGTTCGCGAACAGCCGGACGCGACCTAA
- the def gene encoding peptide deformylase, with amino-acid sequence MAERRIVTYGDPVLREVSEAVEIINQQVKDLVSDLVDTLKKAKGLGLSAVQIGVLQRVFIVDLSAVDITETLRVFINPEIVQSEGEIEMEEGCLSFPGIYQKIVRPAKVKVKALDLEGREYVLEASGLAARALLHEYDHLEGILYIERMTPLTRTLLRGRLRKLAKSSCAA; translated from the coding sequence GTGGCTGAGCGACGGATCGTCACATACGGCGACCCGGTTCTGCGGGAAGTTTCAGAAGCGGTTGAAATTATCAACCAGCAAGTGAAAGATTTGGTGTCCGATTTGGTGGACACCCTCAAAAAAGCCAAGGGTCTGGGGCTCTCAGCGGTCCAGATCGGCGTGTTACAGCGTGTTTTTATTGTCGACCTCTCGGCGGTCGACATAACCGAAACCCTCAGAGTGTTTATCAATCCGGAAATCGTCCAGTCCGAAGGGGAAATCGAGATGGAGGAGGGGTGTCTCTCGTTTCCGGGAATCTACCAGAAGATCGTCCGGCCGGCCAAAGTAAAGGTGAAGGCATTGGACCTGGAGGGGCGCGAATATGTGCTCGAAGCGTCCGGACTGGCCGCCCGCGCTCTCCTTCACGAATACGATCATCTCGAGGGAATTTTGTACATCGAACGCATGACGCCGCTGACCCGCACACTATTGAGAGGCCGGCTCAGAAAACTGGCCAAATCTTCCTGCGCGGCTTAG
- a CDS encoding PAS domain S-box protein yields the protein MSTSGRVIIVDDNKYSAEMLEELLQAEGYTVDKAANGDQALALISSCQPDLILLDARLPDIDAFALRAKLQKNELLRDVPVIFMSADDDAEMRLKGVELGDDHFTKPFVPREVLTRVERQVTVSQVRMALRESEAKFQSVMESAIDAIISADISGVIRSWNRAAAALFGYSAGEAIGRPLELIIPRQYHQAHQEGIKRVGSGGATHAIGKTVELSAIRKGGIEFPIELSLATWFLDEDRYYTGIIRDISERKQAEQKFRSVTESAIDAIISADQWGVVVSWNSAATAILGYSSEEAIGQPLEIIIPERHHEAHRTGMKRITDGGESRVIGSTVELHARTKAGNEIPIELSLATWTVHEDRYFTGIIRDISERKEAETSLKNYAEELARQHEELKLAQSQLIDTEKQAALGRLLAGLLHEVNSPLGALQSSASSIGTVLNGCRDYIASGNGSEDPAARQTLDGLDIGDQLAGTMKTSARRIQKIFENLKHLVSIDGAERKKHDIREGLQTVLTLLEPQLQNGISVRRSFPEQPVEVLCDPARLNQAFLNVIQNAIEVLKDHGNLRVTMEPRDNLIEVIIDDDGPGMTAEQINRAFDFSFSEKDGRVRLSLGLATSRRTVEEVGGKLDIESRQGHGTRVHITLPLT from the coding sequence ATGTCGACATCCGGGCGAGTTATTATAGTCGATGACAATAAGTATTCAGCCGAAATGCTTGAAGAACTTCTGCAGGCCGAAGGCTACACCGTAGACAAAGCAGCTAACGGAGATCAGGCCCTGGCCCTGATATCAAGCTGTCAGCCGGACCTGATTCTGCTCGATGCCCGATTGCCCGACATCGATGCCTTCGCGCTTCGAGCCAAGCTACAGAAAAACGAACTGCTGCGCGACGTACCGGTGATTTTCATGAGCGCCGACGACGATGCCGAGATGAGGCTCAAAGGTGTCGAATTGGGCGACGATCATTTCACCAAACCGTTCGTGCCGCGCGAAGTGCTTACTCGCGTTGAGCGTCAGGTAACCGTTTCGCAGGTTCGGATGGCCTTGCGTGAATCGGAAGCGAAATTCCAATCGGTCATGGAATCAGCCATCGATGCTATCATTTCAGCCGATATCTCCGGGGTCATTCGTTCGTGGAACCGGGCGGCCGCCGCCCTTTTTGGGTACAGTGCCGGCGAGGCGATAGGTCGGCCGCTTGAGCTGATCATTCCCAGGCAATACCACCAAGCGCACCAAGAAGGTATCAAGAGAGTCGGCTCGGGGGGGGCCACTCATGCTATCGGCAAAACCGTTGAACTATCGGCAATTCGAAAAGGGGGCATTGAGTTCCCTATCGAGTTGTCGCTGGCCACCTGGTTTCTGGATGAGGATCGGTACTACACCGGGATAATAAGGGATATCTCCGAGCGTAAACAAGCCGAGCAGAAGTTTCGTTCGGTGACAGAGTCGGCGATCGATGCTATCATATCGGCTGACCAGTGGGGCGTGGTCGTCAGTTGGAACAGCGCGGCTACCGCTATTTTGGGCTACAGTTCGGAAGAGGCTATCGGCCAGCCGCTCGAGATTATTATACCCGAACGCCACCACGAAGCGCATCGGACCGGAATGAAACGGATTACCGATGGCGGCGAAAGCCGGGTGATCGGCAGCACCGTCGAGTTGCATGCACGCACAAAAGCCGGCAATGAGATTCCCATCGAGTTATCGCTGGCTACCTGGACAGTGCATGAGGATCGCTATTTCACCGGCATAATCCGCGACATCTCGGAACGCAAAGAAGCCGAGACGAGCCTCAAGAACTATGCCGAAGAGTTGGCTCGTCAACACGAGGAACTCAAACTGGCCCAAAGCCAGTTGATTGATACCGAGAAGCAGGCCGCACTGGGACGGTTATTGGCCGGTTTGCTGCATGAAGTCAACTCGCCTTTGGGGGCATTGCAGTCATCGGCCAGTTCAATCGGTACTGTTCTGAACGGTTGTCGTGATTATATTGCCAGTGGCAATGGAAGTGAAGACCCTGCGGCCCGCCAAACGCTGGATGGCCTGGATATTGGCGATCAGTTGGCCGGCACCATGAAAACGAGTGCCAGACGCATCCAGAAGATATTTGAAAACCTAAAACACCTGGTCAGTATCGATGGCGCCGAGCGCAAGAAACACGACATACGTGAAGGGCTTCAGACTGTACTCACCTTGCTCGAACCTCAGCTTCAGAACGGCATAAGTGTTCGGCGCAGTTTTCCCGAACAACCTGTGGAAGTGCTTTGTGACCCGGCTCGACTGAACCAGGCTTTTCTGAATGTTATCCAGAACGCCATTGAAGTTCTCAAGGACCATGGGAACCTTCGTGTAACCATGGAGCCGCGCGATAACCTAATCGAGGTCATTATCGACGACGATGGTCCCGGCATGACGGCCGAGCAGATCAACCGGGCCTTTGATTTCAGTTTTTCCGAGAAAGATGGGCGTGTTCGTTTGTCTTTAGGATTGGCCACCAGCCGTCGAACGGTGGAAGAGGTCGGCGGCAAACTTGATATCGAAAGCAGACAGGGGCATGGCACCCGAGTACACATCACGCTGCCGCTAACTTAG
- the fmt gene encoding methionyl-tRNA formyltransferase encodes MRVVYMGTPAFACKPLTALHGSRHEVVAVVTGRDKRRGRGRATDPTEVCEVAHELELPVLKPKTLKSAELYDQLAAMKPDLFVVVAFRILPERLFTLPKHGSINLHASLLPKYRGAAPINWALINGETETGLTSFFLKKSVDTGNMILQEKIGIDQCDNCDSLAVKMAERAGPFLLQTLDLIEQPGFKPQVQKDQLATPAPKLTPEGAMIDFGFPAARVNDFVRGLSSRPGACTTFRNMKVKVLAGRVVGTTVTENVRPGSVLPDKKRLLIQCASSVIEITSLVPEGKREMDGRSFINGFKPEQGELFGVVTQGAREEI; translated from the coding sequence ATGCGAGTTGTGTACATGGGTACGCCGGCCTTCGCCTGCAAACCACTGACGGCTCTACATGGCAGCCGTCATGAGGTGGTAGCAGTCGTCACCGGGCGTGACAAACGACGCGGTAGAGGTCGGGCGACCGATCCGACCGAAGTGTGCGAGGTTGCCCACGAATTGGAGTTGCCGGTGCTCAAACCGAAAACGCTCAAGAGCGCCGAGCTTTATGATCAGTTGGCGGCCATGAAGCCGGACCTGTTCGTGGTGGTGGCCTTTCGGATTCTACCTGAGCGGCTGTTCACATTGCCGAAGCATGGCTCTATCAACCTGCATGCCTCGCTGCTGCCCAAATACCGGGGGGCGGCACCGATCAATTGGGCGCTGATCAACGGCGAGACCGAGACCGGCTTGACCAGCTTCTTTTTGAAAAAGTCAGTCGACACCGGCAATATGATCCTCCAGGAGAAGATCGGTATCGACCAATGCGACAACTGCGATTCGCTGGCCGTAAAGATGGCCGAGAGGGCGGGACCGTTTCTATTGCAGACGCTTGACCTGATCGAGCAGCCGGGTTTCAAACCGCAGGTCCAGAAAGACCAACTGGCCACACCGGCGCCGAAACTGACGCCTGAAGGGGCTATGATCGATTTCGGATTCCCGGCGGCCAGGGTCAATGATTTTGTGCGCGGGCTGTCATCACGGCCGGGCGCATGTACCACTTTTCGAAACATGAAAGTCAAAGTTCTTGCCGGCCGAGTGGTCGGCACAACCGTAACCGAAAACGTTCGCCCCGGCAGTGTCCTGCCGGACAAGAAGCGGCTGTTGATTCAGTGCGCTTCTTCGGTGATCGAAATCACATCGCTCGTTCCAGAGGGTAAAAGGGAAATGGACGGTCGGTCGTTTATCAACGGCTTCAAGCCTGAACAGGGCGAACTGTTTGGTGTGGTTACACAGGGGGCCAGGGAAGAAATATGA
- a CDS encoding thiolase family protein: MDLKDVVCISACRTPMGRFGGTLKSMASFDIGAVAIAQAVKRAGLQPDDINEVILGSCRQAGNGPNPSRTAAVRGGIPESVSTQTINMACPSGMKAIQLASQSIRLGDSETVLIGGFDSMSTIPYLLKGTRWTGFKMGDKKLEDGWSDSVDPLIGQGMGATAENLVDKYEIPRADQDQFAFESHQKAVKAIDDGRFDEETIPVEVKSRKETITFDKDETPRRDTTVEKLAKLPAVFRKEGGSVTAGNACGMSDGACALVFTSREKANALGAKVLFSITAYSAVATAPSTMGEGPGIAIPAVLERAGMSLADADLIEVNEAFAVQILSNEKVLKWDRSKLNVHGGAIALGHPTGISGARIIVTLYHALKQHDGTVGLASICGGGGVSMAMLINREA; the protein is encoded by the coding sequence ATGGATCTCAAAGATGTAGTGTGTATATCAGCCTGTCGGACACCGATGGGACGTTTCGGTGGAACTCTGAAGAGCATGGCCTCGTTCGACATCGGCGCCGTAGCTATCGCCCAGGCGGTCAAGCGAGCCGGTCTGCAACCTGATGACATCAACGAAGTCATCCTGGGCAGTTGTCGTCAGGCCGGTAACGGCCCCAACCCGTCGCGCACGGCGGCTGTGCGGGGAGGTATCCCTGAATCAGTGTCGACACAGACGATCAACATGGCCTGTCCGTCGGGCATGAAAGCCATCCAACTGGCCAGCCAGTCGATCCGGTTGGGTGATTCGGAGACGGTGCTGATCGGTGGATTCGACTCGATGTCGACTATCCCCTACCTGCTCAAAGGCACCCGATGGACCGGTTTCAAAATGGGTGACAAGAAACTCGAAGACGGCTGGTCTGACTCGGTCGATCCGCTGATCGGTCAAGGGATGGGTGCTACCGCTGAGAACTTAGTCGACAAGTATGAGATACCTCGCGCCGACCAGGATCAGTTTGCCTTCGAATCGCACCAAAAGGCTGTGAAGGCTATCGACGACGGACGCTTCGACGAGGAAACCATCCCGGTCGAAGTCAAGTCGCGCAAGGAGACGATCACGTTCGACAAAGATGAAACGCCACGCCGCGATACGACCGTGGAGAAGCTGGCCAAACTGCCGGCTGTCTTCCGCAAAGAAGGCGGATCGGTCACCGCCGGTAACGCCTGCGGCATGTCGGACGGCGCTTGCGCGCTGGTCTTTACATCGCGCGAGAAAGCCAACGCCCTCGGTGCAAAAGTTCTGTTTTCGATCACCGCCTACTCGGCCGTTGCGACCGCGCCATCGACGATGGGTGAAGGTCCGGGGATAGCTATCCCCGCCGTGCTCGAACGAGCCGGGATGTCACTAGCCGATGCCGACCTGATCGAAGTCAACGAAGCTTTCGCCGTTCAGATATTGTCGAATGAAAAAGTGCTCAAGTGGGACCGCAGCAAACTTAACGTACACGGCGGCGCTATCGCGCTCGGTCATCCGACCGGGATTTCCGGTGCGCGCATTATCGTGACGCTTTACCACGCGCTCAAGCAGCACGACGGCACAGTCGGTCTGGCATCGATCTGCGGCGGCGGCGGCGTGTCGATGGCCATGTTGATAAACCGGGAGGCGTAG